The following proteins are encoded in a genomic region of Pedosphaera parvula Ellin514:
- a CDS encoding dihydroorotase, whose product MAAAHKDLEFADWNSILLTGGRVIDPANQRDEVADVLILEGKVAAIGAEAKTKAGEFQSVLGSVPHFDATGLVVCPGLIDLHVHLREPGQSAKETIATGTASAAKGGFTSIVCMPNTSPSIDNAGTVALIREKAAREGVVNVFVAGAITKGIAGEELASIGSLKAAGVVAITDDGHCVQNNDMMRRALEYAGMFDLTVMDHCQDYGLVMDGVMHEGYWSTALGLKGWPASGEEMIVARNILLAELTGTRVHCQHLSSAGSVRLIREAKKRGVPISGEACPHHFVLTDAAIAGSEQFWKEDGKGIFGFENGAVKPTWPNYDTNFKMNPPLRSVADREAILEGLVDGTLEVLGSDHAPHCDYEKEVEFDYAPFGITGFETELALSLMQLYHTKRLGLSQIIEKFTVAPARLLNLKKGTLSLGADGDVTVFDPDAEWVFEREATASKSKNSPFYGWKLKGKPIMTIVNGRPVYTE is encoded by the coding sequence ATGGCTGCTGCGCATAAAGATTTAGAGTTTGCGGATTGGAATTCGATTCTGCTGACGGGTGGTCGGGTGATTGATCCGGCGAATCAGCGGGATGAGGTGGCGGATGTGTTGATTTTGGAGGGGAAGGTGGCGGCGATTGGCGCGGAGGCGAAAACGAAAGCCGGAGAGTTCCAGTCGGTTTTGGGTTCGGTGCCGCATTTTGATGCCACTGGATTGGTGGTGTGCCCGGGCTTGATTGATTTGCACGTGCATTTGCGGGAGCCGGGACAGTCGGCGAAGGAGACGATTGCGACGGGGACGGCGTCGGCGGCGAAGGGAGGGTTTACTTCGATTGTGTGCATGCCGAATACTTCGCCCTCGATTGATAATGCGGGGACGGTGGCGTTGATTCGGGAGAAGGCGGCGCGCGAAGGGGTGGTGAATGTGTTCGTGGCGGGGGCGATCACGAAGGGTATTGCGGGGGAGGAATTGGCGTCGATTGGGTCGTTGAAGGCGGCGGGGGTGGTGGCGATCACGGATGACGGGCATTGCGTGCAGAATAACGACATGATGCGTCGCGCGCTGGAATATGCGGGGATGTTCGATTTGACGGTGATGGATCATTGCCAGGATTACGGGTTGGTGATGGATGGGGTGATGCATGAGGGGTATTGGAGCACGGCGCTGGGTTTGAAGGGGTGGCCAGCATCGGGCGAGGAGATGATTGTGGCGCGGAATATTTTGTTGGCGGAATTGACGGGGACGCGGGTGCATTGCCAGCATTTGAGCAGCGCGGGGAGTGTGCGGTTAATACGCGAGGCGAAGAAGCGCGGGGTGCCGATTTCCGGCGAGGCGTGTCCGCATCATTTTGTGCTGACCGACGCGGCGATTGCGGGAAGCGAGCAATTTTGGAAAGAGGATGGGAAGGGGATTTTTGGGTTTGAGAACGGGGCGGTGAAGCCGACGTGGCCGAATTACGATACGAATTTCAAGATGAACCCGCCGTTGCGGTCGGTGGCGGATCGGGAGGCGATTTTGGAGGGATTGGTGGATGGGACATTGGAGGTTTTGGGGAGCGACCATGCGCCGCATTGTGATTACGAGAAGGAAGTGGAGTTCGATTATGCGCCGTTTGGGATTACGGGATTTGAAACGGAACTGGCGTTGAGTTTGATGCAGCTTTATCACACGAAGCGGTTGGGGTTGAGCCAGATTATTGAGAAGTTCACGGTGGCGCCGGCGCGGTTGTTGAATTTGAAGAAGGGGACACTGAGCCTGGGGGCGGATGGGGATGTGACGGTATTTGATCCGGATGCGGAGTGGGTGTTTGAGAGGGAAGCGACGGCGAGTAAGTCGAAGAACAGCCCGTTTTATGGCTGGAAGTTGAAAGGGAAGCCAATCATGACGATAGTAAATGGAAGGCCGGTATATACCGAGTGA
- a CDS encoding thioredoxin family protein has protein sequence MKRFIFGFVAVFWLAMGLAVPVRAAEAEWLTDFSKAQSKALTDKKMILMDFTGSDWCPPCQKLHENVFSKDEFIKFANSNLVLVVVDFPEHKELTQEQKKANQALSDKFKADEFPTVILLNSEGKELDRKLGEETTLKGFMKQLRKLQEKEKKKE, from the coding sequence ATGAAGCGGTTTATTTTTGGATTTGTGGCGGTGTTCTGGTTGGCGATGGGATTGGCGGTGCCGGTGCGGGCCGCCGAAGCGGAGTGGTTGACGGACTTCTCCAAGGCTCAAAGCAAGGCGCTGACAGATAAGAAGATGATTCTGATGGATTTTACGGGGTCGGACTGGTGTCCACCTTGTCAGAAGTTGCACGAAAATGTTTTTAGCAAGGATGAGTTTATTAAATTCGCGAATTCGAATCTGGTTTTGGTGGTGGTGGATTTTCCGGAACATAAGGAGCTGACCCAGGAACAAAAAAAGGCGAATCAGGCGCTGTCAGACAAGTTCAAGGCGGACGAGTTTCCAACCGTGATTTTGTTGAACAGTGAAGGGAAGGAGTTGGATCGCAAATTGGGAGAGGAAACGACGCTGAAAGGTTTCATGAAGCAACTGCGGAAATTGCAGGAAAAGGAGAAGAAGAAGGAATAG
- a CDS encoding thioredoxin family protein, whose amino-acid sequence MRKLVLFFAILTTVLQIKAAEELVWTTDLPKAEAQAKQEHKLVWLEFSGSDWCPRCILMEKEVFAKPEFIDYAQKNLVMVLLDFPEKKKLSEDLVKKNEALQEKYKVTEYPTIFIFNSMGKKVGELGYVEGGPQAYIAKLEKLRSKNK is encoded by the coding sequence ATGAGAAAGCTGGTATTATTTTTTGCAATTTTAACAACGGTGCTGCAAATAAAGGCGGCGGAAGAACTGGTTTGGACCACAGATTTGCCAAAGGCGGAGGCTCAAGCCAAACAGGAGCACAAGCTTGTGTGGCTGGAGTTTTCGGGGTCCGATTGGTGTCCAAGGTGCATTTTGATGGAGAAGGAGGTGTTCGCAAAACCGGAGTTTATCGATTATGCACAGAAAAATCTGGTGATGGTTTTGTTGGATTTTCCGGAAAAGAAGAAGTTGAGTGAAGATCTGGTAAAAAAGAATGAGGCGTTGCAGGAAAAGTATAAGGTAACGGAGTATCCCACGATTTTCATATTTAACAGCATGGGAAAAAAGGTGGGAGAGTTGGGATATGTGGAAGGCGGACCCCAGGCCTACATCGCGAAGCTGGAGAAATTGAGAAGCAAAAACAAATGA
- the carA gene encoding glutamine-hydrolyzing carbamoyl-phosphate synthase small subunit, whose protein sequence is MKAILALEDGSVFHGEGFGARATACGEVCFNTSMTGYQEILTDPSYKGQIVAMTYPLIGNYGINLQDMESWRPHVAGFVIRELSPVVSNWRADLSLAEYLEKNGIPGIQGIDTRALTKKLRVRGALNGFISTEGISEEEAIARAKNWQGLVGVDYVKEVTHKEPFLWDAKDEQSASFSLTRGAGKTEPRNVRDPLPAAEIPIVAYDFGMKYNILRRLRQQGFKVQVVPATTSAEEALKYKPAGVFLSNGPGDPAALGYAVKAASDLVKSGVPIFGICLGHQILGQAFGGKTFKLKFGHRGANQPVKDMQSGKVEITSQNHGFAVDPKSLPSEVSVDRINLNDETVEGMRHKTKPVFCVQYHPEASPGPHDSTPLFAEFRALIEKKSR, encoded by the coding sequence ATGAAAGCGATTTTAGCCCTCGAAGACGGTTCAGTGTTTCACGGAGAAGGTTTTGGCGCGCGCGCCACGGCCTGCGGCGAGGTTTGTTTCAACACCTCGATGACAGGGTATCAGGAAATTTTGACCGATCCGTCCTATAAAGGGCAGATTGTGGCCATGACGTATCCGTTGATTGGGAATTACGGGATTAATCTTCAGGACATGGAATCGTGGCGTCCGCACGTGGCGGGATTTGTGATTCGCGAACTGTCGCCGGTGGTGAGCAATTGGCGGGCGGATTTGTCGTTGGCAGAATATTTGGAGAAGAATGGCATTCCGGGGATTCAGGGAATTGATACGCGGGCGTTGACGAAGAAATTGCGTGTGCGCGGGGCATTGAATGGGTTTATTTCCACCGAAGGAATTTCCGAAGAGGAGGCCATTGCCCGGGCCAAGAATTGGCAGGGGTTGGTGGGGGTTGATTATGTGAAGGAAGTCACGCATAAGGAGCCGTTTCTCTGGGATGCAAAGGATGAGCAGAGCGCGAGTTTTAGTTTGACGCGTGGTGCCGGAAAAACTGAGCCGAGAAATGTGCGTGATCCGTTACCGGCCGCGGAGATTCCGATTGTGGCGTACGATTTCGGGATGAAATACAATATTCTGCGCCGGTTGCGCCAGCAGGGTTTCAAGGTGCAGGTGGTTCCGGCGACAACGTCGGCCGAGGAGGCCCTAAAGTATAAGCCAGCAGGAGTTTTTCTTTCGAATGGCCCTGGTGATCCGGCGGCCCTTGGTTATGCAGTCAAGGCAGCCAGTGATTTGGTGAAGAGTGGAGTTCCGATTTTCGGGATTTGTCTTGGGCATCAGATTTTGGGCCAGGCTTTTGGCGGGAAGACTTTCAAGCTGAAATTCGGTCATCGGGGAGCGAATCAGCCGGTGAAGGACATGCAGAGCGGGAAGGTCGAGATCACCTCACAGAACCATGGTTTTGCTGTGGATCCAAAGTCATTGCCATCAGAGGTGAGCGTAGATCGAATTAATTTGAATGACGAAACGGTGGAGGGGATGAGGCATAAGACGAAACCAGTTTTTTGCGTGCAATACCATCCTGAAGCCTCGCCGGGGCCGCATGATTCGACGCCTTTATTTGCCGAGTTTCGTGCGTTGATTGAGAAGAAGTCCAGGTAA
- a CDS encoding FHA domain-containing protein yields the protein MAKLVVLSEGLTGQSFDLKVDKTTIGRVEDNAFQIAQPSVSSHHCEILLKGNEVVVVDLNSTNGTFINGKQIAGEAVLKPGQTLRLGQVDLRLDDGTGVVTPAAAPAAAAKKKVDSTMVVPKGVSMEQLEQGGQTGFDSGKTGFSKKDNKTNKYFVIGGVVFGVIIVGILLVVLLSIGKK from the coding sequence ATGGCCAAACTTGTAGTGCTCAGTGAGGGTCTGACCGGACAATCGTTCGATTTGAAAGTGGATAAGACCACCATCGGACGTGTCGAGGACAACGCCTTCCAAATTGCGCAGCCATCGGTCTCGAGTCACCACTGTGAAATTCTTTTAAAAGGGAATGAAGTGGTGGTCGTGGATCTGAATTCCACCAATGGGACTTTCATCAATGGCAAGCAGATCGCGGGTGAAGCGGTTCTAAAGCCCGGCCAAACCTTGCGGTTGGGGCAGGTTGACTTGCGTTTGGATGATGGCACTGGAGTGGTCACTCCAGCTGCAGCCCCAGCGGCGGCGGCCAAGAAGAAGGTTGACTCCACCATGGTTGTTCCCAAAGGGGTCAGCATGGAGCAACTGGAGCAGGGTGGTCAGACTGGTTTTGACTCTGGCAAAACCGGGTTTTCCAAGAAGGACAACAAGACCAATAAATATTTCGTTATTGGTGGCGTAGTCTTTGGCGTCATCATCGTTGGCATCCTGCTGGTAGTGCTGCTCTCCATTGGCAAAAAGTAG
- the hemB gene encoding porphobilinogen synthase codes for MNLNCMGQFPEYRPRRLRQFPALRRMISETRLSADQLVLPLFARAGRKLRKPINAMPGVFQLSLDELLREATQAFEAGVPAVLLFGIPEKKDAKASGAYASNGIVQQAVRLLKKELPELLIITDVCLCEYMAHGHCGIVHHSKNRTRILNDPTLKLLARSAASHAEAGADIIAPSDMMDGRIQAIRTELDRLGFDETPIMSYAAKFASAFYGPFREAAESAPQFGDRRSYQMDAGNTNEALREVALDIQEGADMVMVKPALAYLDILHRVKTEFGYPTAAYAVSGEYSMIKAAAANGWVDEKAVTLESLLAMRRAGADIIITYSATDAARWLREK; via the coding sequence ATGAATTTGAATTGCATGGGACAATTCCCCGAATATCGTCCCCGCCGCCTGCGTCAGTTTCCGGCTTTGCGCCGCATGATCAGCGAAACTCGCCTGAGTGCGGATCAGTTGGTGCTCCCTTTGTTCGCCCGCGCTGGCAGGAAACTGCGCAAGCCGATCAATGCCATGCCAGGCGTGTTTCAGCTTTCACTCGATGAGCTCCTGCGTGAAGCCACGCAGGCTTTCGAAGCTGGAGTTCCCGCAGTCTTGCTCTTCGGCATTCCTGAAAAAAAGGATGCCAAAGCCTCCGGCGCGTACGCCTCGAATGGCATCGTTCAACAAGCAGTTCGCCTCCTGAAAAAGGAACTTCCCGAGTTACTAATCATTACCGACGTTTGCCTTTGTGAATATATGGCGCACGGTCACTGTGGAATTGTGCATCACTCGAAAAACCGCACGCGCATCCTAAATGATCCAACCTTGAAACTGCTGGCCCGCTCGGCTGCCAGCCACGCCGAAGCAGGGGCCGACATCATCGCCCCCAGCGATATGATGGACGGACGCATTCAAGCCATTCGCACGGAACTCGACAGACTCGGCTTTGATGAGACTCCGATCATGTCCTACGCCGCCAAATTTGCCTCCGCCTTCTACGGCCCCTTCCGCGAAGCAGCCGAGTCCGCCCCCCAATTCGGAGACCGCCGCAGTTATCAAATGGACGCGGGCAACACCAACGAAGCCCTCCGCGAAGTCGCCCTGGACATCCAGGAAGGCGCCGACATGGTGATGGTGAAACCTGCCTTGGCCTACCTCGATATTCTACACCGGGTGAAAACCGAATTTGGATATCCAACCGCCGCTTACGCTGTCAGCGGGGAATATTCCATGATAAAAGCCGCCGCCGCCAATGGCTGGGTGGATGAAAAAGCAGTGACTCTCGAAAGTTTGCTCGCGATGCGGCGCGCCGGTGCCGATATCATTATTACCTACTCGGCAACTGACGCAGCCCGTTGGCTAAGGGAAAAATAA
- a CDS encoding LPS-assembly protein LptD → MTKLRTPFLFFLLWVAFLCGAQAAEEPVPIEIHPLGSETNNLVEFDFSSNIATITNAFIVTYGQTVMTAQRATINQVTGDVFAEGSVRVQKDDQTWTGEHVHYNFLTGEMDSNRFRTGRYPFFAEGQGLHRDPTNQAYIATNTVITADDYEHPREKIRAKTLKIVPGKYFEARQATLYVGNVPVFFFPYYKRGLGEHQNNFSYVPGYRSTFGPYLLSSYNWFYDDKLSGSIHADWREKRGFGAGPDFNLHLGEYGDGMMRYYYTHDDNPGVNQNNQPIPNDRQRFYFSYTGSLRTNLEVNSQVAYQSDQYVIRDFFESEYLRNVEPNTFVEVNQLWQNWSLDGLVQPRVNGFFETVERLPDVRLTGFRQQILDTPLYYESESSAGYFQRLFSDTNTFSTNYAAARADTYHQITMPENFFGWLNLTPRVGGRFTYYSEASGPGATTDEQYRTVFNTGAELSTKASQVWPGVRNHFLDMDGLRHIVEPSMNYVYVPSPSVAPSQLPQFDYVLTNSLRLLPIEFPEFNAIDSIDSENVIRWGLRNRLQTKRDGKIDDLLNWAIYTDWRLKPSSGQTTFSDIFSDLSLKPRSWLTLSSFTRFDPQGANFQVAQQSIVIQPNDRWSWAGGYFYLRQGPLFGEGHNLFTSAFFYRFNENWGARVSHHFEAQTGTMQEQYYTLYRDLRSWTAALTLRVRDNNPGATDYTIAVSFSIKAMPRFRLGQDTANASTLVGY, encoded by the coding sequence ATGACAAAACTGCGCACACCTTTTTTATTTTTCCTGCTATGGGTGGCATTTTTATGTGGCGCGCAGGCAGCGGAAGAGCCAGTTCCAATTGAGATTCATCCCCTCGGTTCCGAGACCAACAACCTGGTGGAATTTGATTTTTCGTCTAACATCGCCACGATCACCAATGCTTTCATCGTAACCTACGGTCAAACTGTCATGACCGCCCAAAGAGCAACGATAAATCAGGTGACCGGGGATGTCTTTGCGGAGGGATCGGTGCGAGTGCAAAAGGATGACCAAACCTGGACCGGTGAGCATGTGCATTACAATTTTTTAACCGGCGAAATGGATTCCAATCGGTTTCGCACAGGGAGATATCCATTCTTTGCCGAAGGTCAAGGTTTGCATCGTGACCCGACCAATCAGGCATACATCGCGACCAACACCGTGATAACGGCAGATGATTATGAGCATCCACGCGAAAAAATTCGTGCGAAGACGTTGAAGATTGTTCCCGGAAAGTATTTTGAAGCGCGCCAGGCGACGCTCTACGTGGGGAATGTGCCAGTATTTTTCTTTCCTTACTACAAGCGAGGGTTAGGTGAGCATCAAAACAATTTCTCTTATGTGCCCGGGTATCGCAGCACCTTCGGACCTTACTTGCTTAGCAGTTACAACTGGTTTTACGACGATAAACTGAGCGGTTCCATCCATGCGGACTGGCGCGAGAAGCGCGGGTTTGGTGCCGGCCCCGATTTCAATCTTCATTTGGGCGAATATGGTGATGGGATGATGAGGTACTATTATACGCATGATGACAATCCGGGAGTTAACCAGAACAACCAGCCAATCCCCAACGACCGTCAACGTTTCTATTTTTCATACACCGGCAGTCTGCGCACGAATCTGGAAGTCAACTCGCAGGTAGCCTACCAGAGCGACCAATATGTTATCCGCGACTTCTTCGAAAGTGAATATTTAAGAAACGTTGAACCGAACACGTTCGTTGAGGTGAACCAGCTTTGGCAGAACTGGAGTTTGGATGGGTTAGTCCAGCCTCGGGTGAATGGTTTTTTTGAGACGGTGGAACGATTGCCGGATGTCCGCCTTACCGGATTTCGACAACAAATTCTTGATACTCCTCTCTATTACGAGAGCGAGAGTTCGGCGGGATATTTCCAGAGATTATTTTCAGACACAAATACCTTCAGCACGAACTACGCAGCTGCGCGCGCGGATACATATCATCAGATCACGATGCCGGAAAATTTCTTTGGCTGGCTTAACCTCACGCCGCGGGTAGGCGGGCGCTTCACTTATTACAGCGAAGCCAGCGGGCCGGGTGCAACCACCGACGAACAATATCGCACTGTTTTCAACACAGGCGCCGAGCTTTCGACAAAAGCATCGCAAGTCTGGCCCGGTGTTCGTAACCACTTCCTGGACATGGATGGGTTGCGACATATCGTGGAGCCATCCATGAACTATGTTTACGTGCCGTCGCCCAGCGTCGCCCCGTCCCAGTTGCCGCAGTTTGATTACGTGCTGACAAACAGCCTGCGGCTATTGCCAATTGAATTTCCTGAATTCAACGCGATCGATTCGATTGACAGTGAGAATGTCATCCGCTGGGGATTGCGGAACCGGTTGCAAACAAAACGTGATGGCAAGATCGATGATCTGCTCAATTGGGCCATCTACACGGACTGGCGGTTGAAGCCGAGCAGCGGGCAGACGACTTTTTCCGATATCTTCTCTGATCTTTCACTAAAACCACGCAGCTGGCTAACCTTGTCCTCATTCACAAGGTTCGACCCGCAAGGTGCCAATTTCCAGGTAGCCCAGCAAAGTATTGTCATCCAACCCAATGACAGGTGGAGTTGGGCAGGTGGATATTTTTACCTGCGTCAGGGTCCGCTCTTTGGCGAGGGTCACAATTTGTTTACGAGCGCCTTTTTCTATCGGTTCAACGAGAATTGGGGCGCGCGGGTATCGCATCATTTTGAGGCTCAAACCGGGACGATGCAGGAGCAATATTATACCCTTTACCGTGATTTGCGAAGCTGGACGGCAGCTCTTACCCTCCGTGTTCGTGACAACAATCCTGGAGCCACTGATTACACGATTGCTGTAAGTTTTTCAATCAAAGCGATGCCGCGATTCAGGCTGGGTCAGGATACGGCCAATGCTTCCACGCTCGTGGGTTATTAA
- a CDS encoding metallophosphoesterase produces the protein MARKYRIAIVSDIHYASAAEQARGDDYEFRDLKNPFVRWFVRFYRYFIWLRYPLRQNHLLDEFLSGVGSPDYVIANGDFSCNSAFVGVSDDAACQSASECLEKLRQKFSPNFQATFGDHELGKMSFFGMRGGMRLASFNRAQKELGLQPLWRIELGNYVLLGVVSSLVGLPVFEADTLPAERPEWHRLREQHLREITQAFGSVKPEQKILFFCHDPTALPFLYRDETVRGKIPQIEHTIIGHLHSPLVLWKSQLLSGMPPIRFLGHTAKRLSTAVSQGRYWKPFKIILCPSLSGIELLKDGGYYTVDLDSEAREPARFTFHRLPR, from the coding sequence ATGGCTCGCAAATATCGAATCGCCATCGTAAGCGATATTCATTACGCCAGTGCTGCCGAACAGGCACGGGGTGATGATTACGAATTTCGCGATTTGAAAAATCCTTTTGTCCGCTGGTTCGTGAGGTTCTACCGATATTTCATCTGGCTGCGATATCCACTCAGGCAGAATCATCTTTTGGACGAATTCTTAAGCGGTGTCGGCAGTCCTGACTACGTAATTGCCAATGGCGATTTCTCCTGTAACTCCGCCTTTGTAGGCGTCAGCGACGATGCTGCCTGTCAGAGCGCCAGTGAGTGCCTGGAGAAGTTGCGTCAGAAATTCTCACCAAACTTCCAAGCCACCTTCGGAGATCATGAACTTGGTAAAATGAGCTTTTTCGGAATGCGTGGGGGAATGCGCCTGGCAAGTTTCAACCGGGCTCAAAAGGAACTGGGATTGCAGCCTTTGTGGCGGATTGAACTGGGTAATTATGTCCTCCTCGGCGTTGTCTCCTCGCTGGTGGGACTGCCCGTATTTGAAGCCGATACATTGCCGGCGGAAAGACCCGAATGGCACCGGCTGCGTGAGCAACACTTGCGCGAGATCACCCAGGCCTTCGGCAGCGTAAAGCCTGAACAGAAAATTCTTTTTTTCTGCCATGATCCCACCGCACTACCATTCCTATACCGCGATGAAACAGTGCGTGGCAAAATTCCTCAGATTGAGCACACCATCATTGGCCATCTTCATTCCCCCCTTGTGCTATGGAAAAGCCAGCTGCTCTCCGGCATGCCACCCATTCGCTTCCTCGGCCATACCGCCAAACGATTGAGCACCGCCGTGAGCCAGGGCCGTTACTGGAAGCCATTCAAAATAATTCTTTGCCCTTCATTGTCAGGGATCGAATTGCTTAAGGACGGTGGCTACTACACGGTTGATCTGGATTCAGAAGCCCGCGAGCCTGCGCGCTTTACCTTCCACCGCCTGCCAAGGTAA
- a CDS encoding bifunctional homocysteine S-methyltransferase/methylenetetrahydrofolate reductase: protein MSNFLNRLNQGVLLGDGAIGTLLYQRGQPLNASYDALNLQHPEIVSQLHRDYLDAGAHLIETNTFGANRIKLEKFGLAQKTVDINKHGAQLALEVACGRGAFVAGSVGPLSADPSSLSTQTKDSAYREQLEALVSEGVDALFLETFNRLDELAFVLRIARSLGNTPIIASLSFGDDGHTADGLRINEAFSRLKEAGADVVGLNCHFGPTIAEKLLEELIVRPGDLISIYPNAGRPYFYEGRYIYHSTPSYFADFAPKLIAQGARLIGGCCGTTPETIAAMARVLPGLKPVESKQGLIVPPSRISPSLKPAAPRTKSLLELSREKPIIVTELDPPKSLSLDKLLEGAQALKQAGTDFVTLADNSLAILRVSNMAAGFLVKEKTGAEPLIHLACRDKNLIGLQSELMGLHALGIDHVLALTGDPAKVGDHQEATSVYDVNSVGLIRMIKRLNEGFAANGRDLKTKTQFVIGCAFNPNARNLDSQVRKLEDKLEAGAQFVMTQPIFDPVLAKVTHEKTKGLGVPVLVGVMPLLNSRNAEFLHNEVPGIIIPEMTRDRLRGKEGAQANAEGLAISRELCDAVLDCFNGIYLITPLMRYDLTVELSRYVREHVRRPKVPLRHFDNISVD from the coding sequence ATGTCTAACTTTCTAAACCGACTGAACCAAGGTGTTCTCTTGGGAGACGGGGCGATCGGCACGCTTCTCTATCAGCGCGGCCAGCCGCTAAACGCTTCCTATGATGCCCTCAACCTGCAGCATCCGGAGATTGTCAGCCAACTTCATCGCGATTACCTGGACGCCGGCGCGCACTTGATCGAAACCAATACGTTCGGAGCCAATCGAATTAAGCTGGAAAAATTCGGACTGGCTCAAAAAACGGTGGATATAAATAAGCACGGTGCGCAGTTGGCGCTCGAAGTCGCTTGCGGGCGCGGAGCCTTCGTGGCCGGATCGGTAGGTCCTCTGTCGGCGGATCCCTCCAGCCTATCGACTCAGACGAAGGACAGTGCCTATCGGGAACAGTTGGAAGCTCTGGTTTCAGAGGGCGTGGATGCCCTGTTCTTGGAAACGTTTAATCGCCTGGATGAATTGGCCTTCGTCTTGCGCATTGCCAGGTCTCTCGGAAATACTCCGATCATTGCCTCCTTAAGTTTCGGAGATGATGGCCATACTGCCGATGGACTGCGGATCAACGAAGCATTCTCACGCTTGAAAGAAGCAGGAGCTGATGTGGTGGGGCTGAACTGTCATTTCGGACCGACCATCGCCGAGAAACTTCTGGAGGAACTCATCGTCCGTCCCGGCGATTTGATCAGTATCTATCCAAATGCAGGGCGTCCCTATTTTTACGAAGGACGATACATCTACCATTCCACTCCTTCTTACTTCGCGGACTTTGCCCCCAAATTGATTGCCCAGGGAGCACGACTCATTGGGGGATGCTGCGGCACGACTCCGGAAACCATTGCCGCAATGGCCAGGGTTTTGCCGGGTTTGAAGCCGGTGGAAAGCAAACAGGGACTGATTGTTCCCCCTTCGCGGATCAGCCCGTCTTTAAAACCAGCTGCACCACGCACCAAAAGCCTCTTGGAACTCAGTCGCGAGAAGCCGATCATCGTCACCGAACTGGATCCGCCCAAAAGCCTTAGCCTGGATAAGCTGCTTGAAGGCGCTCAAGCGTTGAAGCAAGCGGGAACTGATTTTGTCACGCTGGCCGATAATTCCCTCGCCATCCTGCGCGTCTCGAACATGGCCGCTGGTTTTCTGGTGAAGGAGAAAACAGGCGCCGAGCCGCTCATCCATCTCGCTTGTCGTGATAAAAACCTGATCGGTTTGCAATCCGAATTAATGGGGTTGCACGCCCTGGGCATCGATCACGTGCTCGCTCTTACAGGCGATCCAGCCAAGGTCGGCGATCATCAGGAAGCCACCAGCGTCTACGATGTGAATTCGGTCGGCCTTATCCGTATGATCAAGCGCTTGAACGAGGGGTTTGCGGCCAATGGGCGTGACTTGAAAACCAAAACCCAATTTGTCATCGGTTGCGCGTTCAATCCTAACGCACGAAACCTCGATTCACAGGTTCGTAAGCTGGAGGACAAACTTGAAGCCGGTGCCCAGTTCGTCATGACTCAACCGATCTTTGATCCGGTGCTCGCCAAGGTGACCCATGAGAAAACCAAAGGTTTGGGAGTGCCTGTGCTGGTCGGCGTCATGCCTTTGTTGAATTCTCGCAACGCTGAATTTTTGCACAACGAAGTGCCGGGGATTATCATTCCGGAAATGACCCGGGACCGGCTGCGAGGCAAGGAGGGGGCTCAGGCAAACGCAGAGGGATTGGCCATTTCCCGGGAACTATGTGATGCCGTGCTTGATTGCTTCAACGGCATCTATCTGATCACGCCGCTCATGCGCTATGACCTTACCGTCGAACTCAGCCGGTATGTCCGGGAGCATGTGCGCCGGCCGAAGGTTCCGCTTCGTCATTTCGATAACATTTCGGTTGATTGA
- a CDS encoding methyltransferase family protein, producing MKPEIFIPIASVFLIYTARIIELRTKRDTIRGPVKENLTFRLFVLAGTVMVAGGLVEFLIRHSQLFWPTFVAGWLCAFFSFALRRRAIAALGKFWSLHVEIRDNHQFVRSGPFRFVRHPTYFSMILELLSGGFIFNAYWTMMAVTLLFIPALLMRLKLEESALIEKFGPTYKDYQQETPAIFPYKWPSTK from the coding sequence ATGAAACCTGAGATTTTTATACCCATAGCCTCTGTTTTCCTCATCTACACGGCACGAATCATCGAATTACGAACCAAACGTGATACGATTCGTGGGCCGGTTAAGGAAAATTTGACATTCAGACTTTTTGTGCTTGCCGGAACGGTGATGGTGGCAGGCGGTTTGGTGGAATTTTTGATACGGCACTCGCAATTGTTCTGGCCAACCTTTGTTGCGGGTTGGCTTTGTGCATTTTTCTCATTTGCCTTGCGGCGAAGAGCGATTGCGGCTTTGGGTAAGTTCTGGAGCCTGCATGTGGAAATTCGGGACAATCATCAGTTTGTGCGATCCGGGCCGTTCCGCTTTGTCCGTCATCCGACTTATTTTTCGATGATTTTGGAACTCTTATCCGGCGGATTTATTTTTAATGCCTACTGGACCATGATGGCGGTGACTCTGCTCTTTATTCCGGCATTATTGATGCGGCTGAAATTGGAAGAATCCGCACTTATCGAAAAGTTTGGTCCGACCTATAAGGACTATCAGCAGGAAACGCCGGCAATCTTTCCTTATAAATGGCCCAGCACCAAATGA